In the Granulosicoccus antarcticus IMCC3135 genome, CCGTTGAAGATGACTCCGGCGACGACATCAATAGTTTTCATACTTCAGGAACGGTAGTCTGCGTTGATGCTGACGTAGTCATGCGACAGATCGCAGGTGTAGATACTGGCCGCGGCATCGCCTCGTGCCAGATCAACGATCACATCAATTTCGGCTTTCGCCAAAACCGCAGCACCACGCTCCTCGGTATAGCCTTCGGCAATACCCGCATTGCTGAATGCCACCACATCACCCAGTGATACCGTCACCTTAGAGGCATCCAGAGCGTCGACACCCGCCTTGCCAATGGCCATCAGCAAACGCCCCACATTCGCATCACTGGCAAACATGGCTGTCTTGACCAGAGGAGAGTTGGCAATGGAATAGCCGACCTGCTTGCACTCAACCGTATTCTTGCCGCCTGTCACCTTGACCGTGATGAACTTGGTCGCACCTTCGGCATCACGGATAATGGCCTGCGCCAGATCCATGCAAACCCGGCGCAGCGCGTGCATGAAGTCTGGCCATTGCGCATGTGAGACGTCCAGTGCCTCACCCACACCGGTAGCCACCAGTACGCAGGCATCGTTGGTCGATGTGTCACTGTCGACGGTGATGGCATTGAACGAGACATCAACCGCGTCATGCAAGGCGGTGTTCAGATCAGCAACATCAATAGTGGCATCGGTGAACACATAGCTCAGCATGGTCGCCATATTGGGCTGAATCATGCCAGCGCCTTTGGACATGCCGGTAATGGTCACGCTCTGGCCGTTGATCAAGACCGTTTGCGAGGTGAGCTTGGGTTGTGTGTCAGTCGTCATGATGCCTCGAGAAGCATCGGTCCACTGGGAGATTTCAGATTCAGGTGCACTGGCGATTGTCTGTGCAGCTTTTTCTATGCCATTACGCATGATGGCGTCTGGCAACAGTTGGCCGATAACACCGGTAGAGAACGGCAGTACGGATTCTTCTGGAATTTCGAGTGCCGCGGCCAGGGCCTGACAGTGGCCGCGCGCCATGTCGATACCCGGCTGTCCGGTACCGGCGTTGGCATTACCCGAATTGATCAGCAAGGCTCGCACGTGTCCCTTGTTGG is a window encoding:
- the argJ gene encoding bifunctional glutamate N-acetyltransferase/amino-acid acetyltransferase ArgJ; amino-acid sequence: MPVNLNLPSAMPVRGAVLTTLVAGLKSSGTADMVVAQLAETARTAAVFTQNAFCAAPVTIGKEHLLANKGHVRALLINSGNANAGTGQPGIDMARGHCQALAAALEIPEESVLPFSTGVIGQLLPDAIMRNGIEKAAQTIASAPESEISQWTDASRGIMTTDTQPKLTSQTVLINGQSVTITGMSKGAGMIQPNMATMLSYVFTDATIDVADLNTALHDAVDVSFNAITVDSDTSTNDACVLVATGVGEALDVSHAQWPDFMHALRRVCMDLAQAIIRDAEGATKFITVKVTGGKNTVECKQVGYSIANSPLVKTAMFASDANVGRLLMAIGKAGVDALDASKVTVSLGDVVAFSNAGIAEGYTEERGAAVLAKAEIDVIVDLARGDAAASIYTCDLSHDYVSINADYRS